A genomic region of Pseudomonas migulae contains the following coding sequences:
- a CDS encoding DUF5677 domain-containing protein, producing the protein MTPFPRDIEHDFDAMIELMILVINSRHNSPITPGMEFLNDIQTLSLKLFKQLCSTKTISNGCVFQSKTGSAYEFIDQGSVSILARASVETFLTLHWLFSGDVELSRFRHRIWQYAGLQDRVEHTATSDEGRAKQTSAREQQAELLPLIQSSEHLKSYSPKQVDQLLKGNWRVGWSWADEAVRAGFHRKYFDNVYSYLCGYSHSNYISAMQIGQAQDLPTQARMTDAGLQISVHIMSQFIHLYASTFSPAADILNASESRQIARFWHFKSDDMNPIYSPSAGGSGS; encoded by the coding sequence ATGACCCCTTTTCCAAGGGATATCGAACATGATTTCGATGCGATGATCGAACTGATGATTCTCGTCATCAATTCGCGACATAACAGCCCTATCACTCCGGGGATGGAATTCTTAAACGACATCCAGACGCTTTCCTTGAAGCTTTTCAAGCAACTGTGCTCCACGAAGACGATTTCGAATGGCTGCGTGTTTCAAAGCAAAACAGGCTCGGCATATGAGTTCATTGACCAAGGGTCTGTTTCGATTCTTGCGAGAGCGTCCGTCGAGACGTTCCTGACATTGCATTGGCTTTTTAGTGGCGACGTGGAGCTTTCAAGATTTCGGCATCGCATATGGCAGTACGCGGGCCTACAAGACAGGGTGGAGCACACTGCGACGAGTGATGAGGGTCGAGCTAAGCAAACATCTGCACGTGAGCAGCAAGCTGAGCTATTGCCGTTAATCCAGTCATCTGAGCACCTTAAATCTTATTCGCCCAAGCAGGTCGATCAGTTGCTAAAGGGGAATTGGCGTGTTGGCTGGTCGTGGGCTGATGAGGCCGTCCGTGCAGGATTCCATCGCAAATATTTCGATAACGTTTACAGCTACCTCTGCGGTTACTCGCATAGCAATTACATCAGTGCGATGCAGATCGGTCAGGCGCAAGATCTCCCAACTCAGGCGCGGATGACTGATGCGGGACTACAGATCAGTGTCCATATAATGTCTCAATTCATCCATCTTTATGCTTCCACGTTTTCACCTGCGGCAGACATCTTGAATGCTTCGGAGTCTCGGCAAATCGCCAGGTTCTGGCACTTTAAGTCAGACGACATGAATCCAATTTACAGCCCAAGCGCAGGAGGAAGTGGCTCGTGA